In the Oscillospiraceae bacterium genome, TCTGCCTGGAGACTCCAATTCCTTCTGCCAGATCAACTTGCTTTTTGTTTTCTTTTTTCAGTTCATCCTGAATGTTGTTTGCAATTATCATATTTACATCCAGCATATAATCGCCTCCTATTCTTGTACTTATATTATACGCTCTCTCGCCAAGAATATCAATCATTTGGAAACTATTTTTGAGTTTCATAATATTTTGTTTCCGTTTCGGTTACAAAATAAGAGTGGTGGCTCTTTTTATGGAACCACCACTCTGCACTGCATCGGATTTTTAATTTTTCCGGCTTCTTTCCTGCTGCTGTTGCTGTTGGGGCTGACTTTTCTGTTTTCGCTCTTCCAACTTGATGTGCAGGCGGTCAAGGACCGAAATCCGATTTCCGATGATACGCGGTTTCTTCGGATTATTGTTGACACAGCCATCAATCATGTTGTAATTCTGCTCTGTGCCAGATTCCTTGGCACGTTCTGCGGTGCCATTCGCCAAAAATTTCTGGTAATGCAGCAGTTCCGGCTTTTGTTCTCGAAGAAACTTCTCGATTTTCTTCATAACCGAACTATCAAATCCGTAAATCGTCTGCGCCACCAAAACTCCGCTGTCATGAAGAATAATATCCGGCCTTTGCTTTTTTGTCTGTTCACAGACAAGCTGCACAAATCTTTGCTCCTGAACATTCTTTTCGTCAATGACTTTCCATGTATCTGTTTGTCCTTCTATCTGATAGCCACCCTCATTCAAAATCAGGCAGCTACCCTCAGCTTTTGGTGCCAGAAAGCCATTGAACTTTACCAGTGCTTCTTTGTCCACATAGTAAAATGCGGTCTTTCCTGCCGCTGTGATTGCGATAACGTCACTGACACCAAATTTTCTGATTTTGAATGGAAACCAAAGAGTCAACATCAACAGCTACGCCATCTGTTTCTGCCCCAGTTGCAGTTTTTACAATATTCTTGGTTTCCACAACCTCAGTCAAATTGTTCTGGTC is a window encoding:
- a CDS encoding DUF4316 domain-containing protein, with product MLTLWFPFKIRKFGVSDVIAITAAGKTAFYYVDKEALVKFNGFLAPKAEGSCLILNEGGYQIEGQTDTWKVIDEKNVQEQRFVQLVCEQTKKQRPDIILHDSGVLVAQTIYGFDSSVMKKIEKFLREQKPELLHYQKFLANGTAERAKESGTEQNYNMIDGCVNNNPKKPRIIGNRISVLDRLHIKLEERKQKSQPQQQQQQERSRKN